In Nitrospinota bacterium, the DNA window ATGCATGATTCCGGTATGGTTACAAAGTAGAACATCGCATTCCTGGATCAAAATCGCAAGTTCTTTTGCGGTGAGCAAGGGAAGAAGTTTGGGTTTTTTCCTCATACTTGCAATAGCGGTTTGAAGTTCGGTTTCTTCTCCGGGGCCATTTATCATCCAGACCTGGGCGGAATCCAGAAGTTTTTCAATGACCTCTTTGAACTTTTCCCATTTCCATCCCCATTTTGCGATACGGGTGCCAGACTTGACCAGCACAACCGGTTGGGTTGATGGGCCGAGGAATTGTTGAACGATGTCCGCGATCTTTTTTGACTCTGCAGGATTGAAATAAAGCCGAGGCTGGCTTTTTATATTCTGGATTCCGAGTGCTCTCAGGAGTTCAAGATTATTTTCGGTTTCGTGTCGTGGTGGACTTTCCAGGGGAACACGTATGTTATGCACCCATGCGTTTTCCTTGTGGTTATAGCCGACTCTGATTTTTGCGTCTGAAGAAAGGCTGAAAAATGTAGCGGTAGCACTGAAGCTTTTATTGAGAGTCAGAGAGAGATCAAAATGTTCATCGCGAAGTTGGCGTAAGACAATTAAAGGTTGACCGGGATCATAAGCAATTACCCTGTCTATATTCGGATTATCGGCTAGCAGCCCAGCCTGTGCTGTATCCACAAGGGCACTTATATGTAAATGAGGAAAATGACTCTTTAGTGTTTCGTAAACGGGGGTGGAAAGCAATACATCACCCAGCCTGTCTGAACGTATGACCAGGACAGACTTTATTTTGTCAAAGTCCAGGGGAAGGGGGGGTGGATTTGGAGCTTTCCCCGCACAGATGCCAATAAGGTTCCATAGCAATTGTTTGCCTTTTTTTTCCAGGGTGTGCAGAGCTTGGTTGGCCATGGATTGAGAAGAAAAGTTTATAGGGATTGATTGATGTGTTGCGTGGCCGACAGATTTGCTTTAAAGCGGGAGAGCCTCATCAATCAGCATGATGGGAATGTCGTCTTTAATAGGGTATTTCAAAGCACAGGCTTTGCAGGCAAGCGCGTCTTCTTCAGTGGTAAGTTCAATGTCTCCCTTGCATTTTGGGCAGACCAGAATGTCCAGCAATTCCTTATCGATTCCCATAATTGTTCTCCCTGCAAAATACGTTTATCAGTGTGATTGTTTAATAATTTGCTGGTGATTCCTCACAGCCTGGAACACTTCATCTATGCTCACCTGATTCATACATTCTTTAGTTCCCAGCGGGCAGATTTTTTTCCAGCAAAAACTGCACGATAGTACTTTATAAACCGTCGCGTGATTGACCCCATAAGCACCATTGCGCACCGGATCAGTGGGGCCAAATATCGCTACGGTTGGAGTGCCCACTGCGGCGGCCAGGTGAAGCGGACCTGAGTCACAGCTTACCAGCAGTGCCATCCTTTTGTACAGGGCAATAGATTCCAAAATTGAAGTCGGGGGTGCTATCCAGCTTTTCTCTGACATGAGTGCGGAAATTTGCTGGACTTTAAATTCTTCACCGGGTCCCCAAGTTAGCATAATGGTGAACCCCAGCTCTTTAGATATCTGGTCGGCCAACTCGGCAAAACGTTCCAGCTTCCACTGTTTGCTTTCAAACCCTGCTCCGGGGTTGATTGCTATGATTGGCTGTGATGTCAGTTCCGGGTGTTGTTCAAAATAGTCCGCAATTTTTTTATCTGCTTCATCCGGAATCCTTAGAGGAAATTTTTTTTCTTCTGTGATTTTGCCCAGTGCGGTTTCTAAAACCGTGAGGTACCTGTCTACAATATGAAGCCCGCCTGTTATTCTTTGTGCTTTGAGGTTGGTGAACAGGGTGCTGAATTTTTCTTTGCAGTTGTTCCGGTGAAAGCCGACACGTGTTGGGGCGCCACTCATTTTCGCTATGACTCCACTTTTTAGGAGACCATGAAGATCCAGAACAAGATCGAAGTTGTGTTGACGAAGGGTTTTGATGGTGCCCATGATTTCGCTGAGTGATTGGCTGTTCCAGTTTTTGCGCCAAACTTTGGTACGCAACGGTATGATCTCATCAATGTCCGGATTATCATGCAGGATATCCTGAAACCTTTCCTCGACCATCCAGGTGATGTGAGCATCAGGCAGAGTTTTCCTCAACGTGGCCGCTACGGGTAGCGCGTGGACGATGTCTCCCAGCGCGCTGAACTTAAGAATCAGTATTTTCTTCATCTTGTCCAGCTAGGTTCGAACGAGTTTTAAATAGATAAAGCGGTATCCCAGAGTGCCCATCAAGCCTCCAAACAAAGCGCCCGCAATCACATCTGAGGGGTAATGCACTTTTAAGTAAATTCTTGAATAACAAACCAGCAGGGCACAGGCAAATGCCAGTAGCGTTGTGTTCCTGAAACAAAGGCTCATTAGAGTGGCTGCGGCAAAAGTATTGCCTGCATGATTTGAAGGAAAAGAAAAACTGTTCGAACAGTTCACGGTATTGATCAGATCCGGTAAAACATGACAGGGCCTGAGCCGGGCTATCGATTCTTTAAGTATATAGTGA includes these proteins:
- the waaC gene encoding lipopolysaccharide heptosyltransferase I, which codes for MKKILILKFSALGDIVHALPVAATLRKTLPDAHITWMVEERFQDILHDNPDIDEIIPLRTKVWRKNWNSQSLSEIMGTIKTLRQHNFDLVLDLHGLLKSGVIAKMSGAPTRVGFHRNNCKEKFSTLFTNLKAQRITGGLHIVDRYLTVLETALGKITEEKKFPLRIPDEADKKIADYFEQHPELTSQPIIAINPGAGFESKQWKLERFAELADQISKELGFTIMLTWGPGEEFKVQQISALMSEKSWIAPPTSILESIALYKRMALLVSCDSGPLHLAAAVGTPTVAIFGPTDPVRNGAYGVNHATVYKVLSCSFCWKKICPLGTKECMNQVSIDEVFQAVRNHQQIIKQSH
- a CDS encoding Trm112 family protein, with the translated sequence MGIDKELLDILVCPKCKGDIELTTEEDALACKACALKYPIKDDIPIMLIDEALPL
- a CDS encoding phosphatase PAP2 family protein; the protein is MQQFMLFITIKQNFLHIGIACIIAILIVYKRYGFAFLLTLGATIGLTDATSHYILKESIARLRPCHVLPDLINTVNCSNSFSFPSNHAGNTFAAATLMSLCFRNTTLLAFACALLVCYSRIYLKVHYPSDVIAGALFGGLMGTLGYRFIYLKLVRT
- a CDS encoding glycosyltransferase family 9 protein, producing the protein MANQALHTLEKKGKQLLWNLIGICAGKAPNPPPLPLDFDKIKSVLVIRSDRLGDVLLSTPVYETLKSHFPHLHISALVDTAQAGLLADNPNIDRVIAYDPGQPLIVLRQLRDEHFDLSLTLNKSFSATATFFSLSSDAKIRVGYNHKENAWVHNIRVPLESPPRHETENNLELLRALGIQNIKSQPRLYFNPAESKKIADIVQQFLGPSTQPVVLVKSGTRIAKWGWKWEKFKEVIEKLLDSAQVWMINGPGEETELQTAIASMRKKPKLLPLLTAKELAILIQECDVLLCNHTGIMHLASAVDKPVCVIFKHGEIKRWGPLNPKSVVLEERDNDSLSPDKVLNTLLKMLNTTSY